The following is a genomic window from Desulfofarcimen acetoxidans DSM 771.
AAGGATATGGCTGCCATAGATATGAATGTTGGTATGTTTTATTTCTTTGCCGTGGCTTCACTGTCAACGATGCTTTTTTGGATGGGTGGTTGGTCTTCTAATAACAAATACTCCACACTTGGTTCTATGAGGGTAGTTGCGCAGATGGTAAGTTATGAACTTCCCATGGTTCTGGCTCTTCTGGGAGTAGTCATGATCACAGGAACTATGAATTTGCAGGATATAGTGGCGTCCCAGGAACATACCTGGTTTATCTTTACCCAGCCTATTGCTGCATTGGTTTATTTTATAGCCGGTGTGGCCGAGTGTAACCGGACACCTTTCGACCTGGTGGAAGGTGAATCTGAAATTGTTGCCGGTCCCTTTACCGAATATGCCGGCATGACTTTTGCTACTTTCTTCTTAGCTGAATATGCCAACATAATGTTAATTTGCGGCATGTTTACGGTATGTTTTTTGGGTGGCTGGCATGCACCCTTTGGTTTAACCTTTATACCTTCCTGGATTTGGTTCTTTTTGAAGATGTATGCCTTGGTATTTATTGTAATGCAGTTCCGCTGGACATACCCGCGTCTCAGGGTTGACCAACTTATGGGTTTTGGTTGGAAGGTGCTTGTGCCCCTTTCCCTGGCTAACATCTTTATTACTGGTATAGCCGTGAAGATATACCAGGCGTTAGGGTGGTG
Proteins encoded in this region:
- the nuoH gene encoding NADH-quinone oxidoreductase subunit NuoH, producing the protein MENLFVNIADSLSSALSSAGVPLLVNGVVLTLVKIVGILLFILLNALWLVYMERKVCAFMQARIGPNRVGPKGLLQSFADIGKLISKEIVIPKDADKIIFILSPVLIFAPTLMVYAVLPFGKDMAAIDMNVGMFYFFAVASLSTMLFWMGGWSSNNKYSTLGSMRVVAQMVSYELPMVLALLGVVMITGTMNLQDIVASQEHTWFIFTQPIAALVYFIAGVAECNRTPFDLVEGESEIVAGPFTEYAGMTFATFFLAEYANIMLICGMFTVCFLGGWHAPFGLTFIPSWIWFFLKMYALVFIVMQFRWTYPRLRVDQLMGFGWKVLVPLSLANIFITGIAVKIYQALGW